The following proteins are encoded in a genomic region of Stigmatopora nigra isolate UIUO_SnigA chromosome 3, RoL_Snig_1.1, whole genome shotgun sequence:
- the lrrc28 gene encoding leucine-rich repeat-containing protein 28, translating into MASELHQTIFVAKKERYKNLFLNYKNLNHFPVEMLKDEGLQFLERLYMKRNSLTMLPDNLAQKLPNLIELYLHANNIVIIPEAIGNLAHLQSLDLSSNALQLLCPEVGRLRSLRHLRLSNNQLKSLPPEIGNLQFLETLDVSMNQLASLPDRLHRCSSLQHLSADHNLLSRVPRHLCYLARLTQISMAANRLTCLPLDLGGSRELQFVYVDNNLDLKGLPSYLYNKVIGCSGCGVSEHPRQQSQDEALNEALSGLPSEVKMVASEADRVIPLEELAMRTLHRLYNRQQRHRTDGNSLPGVPLPKSLLDLLQFPLGHCHRCSQAMFTVIYPKLFPMRHTDLAGVHRRTTVSFVAYCCSSHCLRTFKLNDVGALTAMS; encoded by the exons ATGGCGAGCGAGCTCCACCAAACCATCTTCGTTGCCAAAAAAGAGCGCTACAAGAATCTCTTCCTTAACTACAAGAATCTCAATCATTTCCCTGTGGAGATGCTTAAAGATGAAGGTCTGCAGTTCCTGGAGAGGCTCTACATGAAGAGGAACTCACTCACCATGCTG ccggACAATCTTGCACAGAAGCTTCCAAATCTAATAGAGCT GTATTTGCACGCCAACAACATTGTGATTATTCCTGAAG CTATCGGAAACTTGGCTCATCTGCAGTCCTTGGATTTGAGCAGCAACGCCTTGCAGCTTCTCTGCCCAGAAGTGGGACGACTACGCTCTCTCAGACACCTTCGCTTGTCCAACAACCAACTCAAAAGCCTGCCGCCAG AGATTGGGAACCTCCAGTTTTTGGAGACTCTGGACGTGTCCATGAACCAGCTGGCCTCGCTTCCGGACCGGCTGCATCGCTGCTCCTCCCTGCAACACCTGAGTGCCGATCACAACCTTCTGAGCCGTGTGCCACGCCACCTCTGCTACTTGGCCCGCCTCACGCAGATCTCCATGGCCGCCAACCGACTCACTTGTCTGCCGTTAG ATCTCGGAGGATCGCGGGAACTACAATTTGTGTATGTGGACAACAATTTGGACCTGAAGGGCCTACCGTCCTACTTGTACAACAAGGTCATCGGATGCAGCGG GTGCGGCGTGTCCGAGCATCCACGCCAACAAAGCCAGGACGAAGCATTGAACGAAGCTCTATCGGGGCTTCCGTCTGAAGTCAAAATGGTGGCCTCAGAGGCGGATCGGGTAATCCCCCTGGAGGAGCTCGCCATGAGGACGCTGCATCGCCTATACAACCGTCAACAACGCCATCGCACAG atgGGAACTCGCTACCTGGTGTCCCTCTGCCAAAGAGTCTCCTGGATCTGCTGCAGTTTCCACTAGGTCACTGTCACCGCTGCTCTCAAGCCATGTTCACCGTCATCTACCCTAAACTCTTCCCCATGAGACACACTGACTTGGCGGGAGTGCATCGCAG gaccACGGTCAGTTTTGTGGCGTACTGCTGCTCCAGCCATTGCCTCCGGACGTTTAAGCTTAACGACGTCGGCGCGCTCACGGCGATGAGCTAA